The Hahella sp. HNIBRBA332 genome window below encodes:
- a CDS encoding FliM/FliN family flagellar motor C-terminal domain-containing protein codes for MPVRPYSLWGASLLKRIEAEASACAAAWYGEWVGEDAAVSVSLAQSQDIDSQLLQRVASADAQASSAPGVFVLRADHSEWSSLLLKEKLADEDVSHKLVSRLIKQAVSELMEPWGLAPQGEAEQPSEYAREHASGWLQVTMTWPTASVVLLWSPQVIEKHFSADVSKSHLALKAPEPLLSSCGALAAKLSVRLSSVELTVQEVTSLQVGDVIKLDHKLTDPALVFTQDNALRFKASLGESEGFKSVKLLNIKG; via the coding sequence ATGCCGGTCAGGCCTTATAGCCTTTGGGGCGCTTCGTTATTAAAGCGTATTGAAGCGGAGGCGTCTGCATGCGCCGCAGCCTGGTATGGAGAATGGGTGGGAGAGGACGCTGCTGTCAGCGTAAGTCTGGCGCAGAGTCAGGATATCGACAGTCAGTTGCTGCAGCGGGTTGCATCAGCCGACGCTCAGGCATCAAGCGCGCCGGGCGTCTTCGTGTTGCGAGCCGACCATAGCGAGTGGTCTTCTCTACTGCTGAAAGAAAAACTGGCCGACGAGGATGTCAGTCATAAGTTGGTTTCCAGGCTGATCAAGCAAGCAGTGAGTGAGTTAATGGAGCCATGGGGGCTAGCTCCACAGGGGGAGGCAGAACAACCATCAGAGTATGCCAGAGAGCATGCGTCAGGCTGGCTTCAAGTCACTATGACTTGGCCCACCGCAAGCGTTGTTCTTCTGTGGTCTCCACAGGTCATTGAAAAACACTTCTCTGCTGATGTGAGTAAGAGTCATCTCGCCTTAAAGGCCCCTGAGCCGTTGTTGAGTTCTTGTGGGGCGCTGGCGGCAAAGCTGTCTGTCCGTTTGAGTTCGGTGGAACTGACCGTGCAAGAAGTGACCAGTCTGCAGGTGGGCGATGTTATTAAACTGGACCATAAACTGACGGATCCTGCGTTGGTGTTTACTCAAGATAACGCTTTGCGCTTTAAAGCCAGTCTGGGCGAAAGTGAAGGTTTTAAGTCAGTTAAGCTATTGAATATTAAAGGTTGA
- a CDS encoding FliM/FliN family flagellar motor switch protein: MSQEKDVKETNTDALVEEVILEPMKSSETGAKLRSDPLDLVKNVKVTLDVYLGDANLTVAELTALTNESVVKMNKQLNDPIELLLDGKVVARGKLVAVDDVFGIQITETSR, translated from the coding sequence ATGTCTCAAGAGAAAGACGTGAAAGAAACGAATACTGACGCGCTTGTGGAAGAGGTAATACTGGAACCGATGAAGTCAAGCGAGACGGGCGCGAAGCTTAGAAGCGATCCGCTGGATTTGGTGAAAAACGTTAAAGTGACGCTGGATGTATATCTCGGTGACGCCAATCTGACCGTTGCTGAACTGACGGCGCTGACAAATGAATCTGTTGTAAAAATGAACAAGCAACTGAATGATCCAATCGAGCTGTTGCTGGACGGCAAGGTCGTCGCGCGTGGGAAACTGGTGGCGGTGGATGATGTATTCGGTATTCAAATCACTGAGACCAGTCGTTAA
- a CDS encoding flagellar biosynthetic protein FliO: MRRLIPAYYLSVAALISTVAIGATSGEAESPRVAPSLTQVETESAVAGEKPTPNTESSRVAQDNQGGIEAIPLNELPFKDKGGQPTHEFSGVYTLLLFILVLLALVLWGVRRFLAKKGAIPLQAGQIRYIETKRLNAKTQAYLVEVEGRKVLIVDNGQSVAMQTLSLPATSEENSEQGSD, encoded by the coding sequence ATGAGACGGTTGATTCCTGCCTATTATCTTTCTGTGGCGGCGTTGATATCTACTGTGGCTATAGGGGCGACAAGCGGAGAGGCTGAGAGTCCGCGCGTCGCGCCGTCCTTAACTCAGGTGGAAACAGAGTCTGCAGTAGCAGGCGAAAAGCCAACTCCCAATACAGAATCGTCTCGGGTAGCACAAGACAATCAAGGAGGAATTGAAGCGATTCCTCTCAATGAATTGCCGTTCAAAGACAAAGGCGGTCAACCTACCCATGAGTTTAGCGGCGTATATACGCTACTGCTTTTTATTCTTGTTTTACTCGCCCTGGTGCTATGGGGTGTGCGTCGTTTTCTTGCAAAAAAAGGCGCGATCCCTCTTCAGGCTGGGCAGATACGGTATATCGAAACCAAACGTTTAAATGCTAAAACTCAGGCCTACTTGGTGGAAGTTGAAGGACGAAAAGTGCTGATTGTTGATAACGGACAAAGCGTCGCAATGCAGACATTGAGCTTGCCTGCAACGAGTGAAGAAAATAGTGAGCAAGGTAGTGATTAG
- the fliP gene encoding flagellar type III secretion system pore protein FliP (The bacterial flagellar biogenesis protein FliP forms a type III secretion system (T3SS)-type pore required for flagellar assembly.), translated as MSKVVIRYLLPLLVLLLFPSLSWADASTASFGVDLSGLDKSSPDEVASALQVLAVLTILSLAPALLIALTSFTRIVIVLSMLRYAFGMQQTPPNTVIIALSLFLTLFTMAPVFNKIDQQAVQPYLAGELVFTEAVNAGLAPMREFMVRQTREKDLALVIEMAGEESPETLNDISNTSLITAFMLSELQTAFQIGFVIFLPFLLIDLVSASVLMSMGMIMVPPLTISLPVKILMFVLIEGWTLVAQALVGSFN; from the coding sequence GTGAGCAAGGTAGTGATTAGGTATTTATTGCCTTTATTGGTATTACTTCTATTTCCATCATTGAGCTGGGCGGACGCGTCTACGGCTTCATTTGGCGTTGACTTATCCGGACTGGATAAGTCATCTCCTGACGAAGTCGCCAGCGCGCTACAAGTGCTGGCGGTACTGACCATATTAAGCCTGGCGCCTGCGCTGCTTATCGCCCTGACGTCGTTTACTCGCATAGTCATTGTCCTGTCTATGCTGCGTTATGCGTTTGGTATGCAGCAAACGCCGCCTAATACCGTGATTATCGCGCTTTCTCTATTTTTGACTCTTTTTACGATGGCGCCCGTGTTTAACAAAATTGATCAACAGGCGGTGCAGCCCTATTTGGCTGGAGAGCTCGTTTTTACGGAAGCCGTGAACGCAGGTTTGGCGCCAATGCGGGAATTTATGGTCAGACAAACCCGAGAAAAGGATCTTGCGCTTGTTATTGAAATGGCGGGAGAAGAATCGCCGGAAACATTGAATGATATTTCCAATACGTCGCTTATAACGGCGTTTATGCTGAGTGAACTGCAAACGGCTTTTCAAATTGGCTTTGTCATTTTCTTGCCGTTTTTATTGATTGATCTGGTTTCAGCCAGTGTGCTGATGTCAATGGGAATGATAATGGTGCCGCCATTGACGATATCTCTACCAGTCAAAATTCTGATGTTTGTGCTTATTGAAGGATGGACTCTGGTGGCTCAGGCATTAGTTGGAAGTTTTAATTAA